One part of the Acidobacteriota bacterium genome encodes these proteins:
- a CDS encoding metallophosphoesterase, which yields MSKLKHTTFFSFFLCCWLGFANTAFGQTPAAPPDEPVRAIKAPRNPLPGEAASAGVSKFSFIVYGDTRGRRDGFEQQYEHSLVVNAMLASIKKLEKSDYPVRFVLQSGDGVANGAIGRQWNVSYIDLINKLTQEGGVPYFLAPGNHDVTSAETHEAERRQPGLKNYYAANAELLPPDGSPRRLSGYPVFSFGYGNTFVIALDSNIMGDEKQFVWFKGQLEGLDRNRYKNIIVYAHHPTFSSGPHGGAKTEKPSFILRERYTPLFRQHHVKVFFAGHDHMFEHWVEHYQDATGKHRLDHIISGGGGAPLYTYAGDPDVQPYLKQFAAEKVTLDRLAKPPYEPGGGAYHFVLVQVDGEHLSMEVIGVDWGRDFAPYRSNKANLSNQEK from the coding sequence GCCGCACCACCGGATGAACCAGTCCGCGCCATCAAAGCGCCGCGCAATCCGCTGCCCGGCGAAGCCGCATCCGCTGGCGTCTCAAAGTTTTCGTTCATCGTTTACGGCGACACGCGCGGGCGGCGCGATGGCTTTGAGCAACAATACGAACACTCGCTGGTCGTCAACGCCATGCTTGCTTCGATCAAGAAGCTGGAGAAAAGCGACTATCCCGTGCGCTTCGTGTTGCAAAGCGGTGATGGCGTGGCGAACGGTGCCATCGGGCGGCAGTGGAATGTCAGTTACATTGACCTCATCAATAAGCTGACGCAGGAGGGCGGCGTGCCCTATTTCCTCGCGCCCGGCAATCACGATGTCACGAGCGCCGAGACGCACGAGGCCGAACGGCGGCAACCAGGCTTGAAAAACTATTACGCCGCCAACGCCGAGTTGCTACCGCCGGATGGTTCGCCGCGCCGGTTGAGCGGCTATCCGGTCTTTTCGTTCGGCTACGGCAACACCTTCGTCATCGCGCTCGATTCCAACATCATGGGCGACGAAAAGCAGTTCGTCTGGTTCAAAGGACAGCTCGAAGGCTTGGATCGGAATCGCTATAAAAACATCATCGTGTACGCGCATCATCCGACTTTTTCCTCTGGGCCGCACGGCGGGGCCAAGACGGAAAAGCCCTCGTTTATCCTCCGCGAGCGTTACACGCCGTTGTTTCGTCAGCATCACGTCAAAGTCTTTTTCGCCGGGCACGATCATATGTTTGAACATTGGGTCGAACACTATCAGGACGCGACAGGCAAACATCGGCTTGATCATATTATTTCGGGCGGTGGCGGCGCGCCGCTTTACACTTACGCGGGCGACCCCGACGTGCAGCCTTACCTCAAACAGTTCGCCGCTGAGAAAGTCACGCTCGACCGCCTTGCCAAACCACCTTATGAACCGGGCGGCGGGGCTTATCATTTCGTGCTGGTGCAAGTGGACGGCGAACATCTGAGCATGGAAGTCATCGGCGTAGACTGGGGCCGCGACTTTGCGCCGTATCGCAGCAACAAAGCAAATTTATCAAATCAGGAGAAATAA